A genomic segment from Chitinophaga flava encodes:
- a CDS encoding sigma-54-dependent transcriptional regulator produces MANILIIDDEKSIRKTLTEILSYEGYKVDEAADGLEGFKMYQGKQYDAVLCDIKMPKMDGLEFLEKAREINQDVPIIMVSGHGNIDTAVDAVKKGAYDYISKPPDLNRLLITLRNAMDKTKLVTETKTLRRKVNKVPEMIGDSAPILKIRETIEKVAPTDARVLITGENGVGKELVARWLHERSNRASGPMVEVNCAAIPSELIESELFGHEKGSFTSAVKQRIGKFEQASGGTLFLDEIGDMSLSAQAKVLRALQEGKITRVGGDKEISVDVRVVAATNKDLLKEVEEKNFRLDLYHRLSVILIHVASLNDRREDVPLLVDNFLDSVCNEYGIARKAIDKDAMKALQNHNWSGNIRELRNVVERLVILSGKTITVDDVDDFVVPNREKKKAGS; encoded by the coding sequence ATGGCTAACATTTTAATTATTGACGACGAAAAAAGCATCCGTAAAACACTCACCGAAATTCTGAGCTATGAAGGGTATAAAGTAGACGAGGCGGCGGATGGCTTGGAAGGGTTTAAAATGTACCAGGGTAAACAATACGATGCCGTATTGTGCGATATCAAAATGCCTAAAATGGATGGCCTGGAGTTTCTCGAAAAAGCCAGGGAAATAAATCAGGACGTGCCCATCATTATGGTGTCCGGGCACGGGAATATTGACACTGCCGTAGATGCTGTGAAAAAGGGCGCCTACGATTATATCTCCAAACCACCTGATCTGAACCGTCTCCTGATCACGCTGCGCAACGCAATGGACAAAACCAAACTGGTAACTGAAACCAAGACCCTGCGTCGTAAAGTGAACAAGGTGCCCGAAATGATCGGCGATTCTGCACCCATCCTCAAAATCCGGGAAACCATCGAAAAAGTGGCGCCTACGGATGCCCGCGTACTGATTACCGGTGAAAACGGTGTAGGGAAGGAACTGGTGGCACGCTGGCTCCACGAGCGCAGCAACCGCGCCTCCGGCCCGATGGTGGAAGTGAACTGTGCCGCTATCCCCAGCGAATTGATAGAAAGTGAACTGTTTGGCCACGAAAAAGGCTCTTTTACCTCCGCTGTTAAACAACGAATTGGTAAATTTGAGCAGGCCAGCGGTGGTACCCTTTTCCTCGATGAAATCGGCGATATGAGCCTCAGCGCACAGGCCAAAGTGCTGCGTGCACTGCAGGAAGGAAAAATCACCCGCGTAGGCGGCGATAAGGAAATCAGCGTGGACGTAAGAGTGGTGGCTGCCACCAACAAAGACCTGCTGAAGGAAGTGGAAGAGAAAAATTTCCGCCTCGACCTCTACCACCGTCTGAGTGTTATCCTCATCCATGTGGCTTCCCTCAACGATCGCCGCGAAGATGTGCCACTCCTGGTAGACAACTTCCTCGATAGCGTTTGTAATGAGTACGGTATCGCCCGCAAGGCTATAGATAAAGACGCCATGAAAGCATTACAGAACCACAACTGGTCCGGTAATATCCGTGAACTGCGCAACGTGGTGGAAAGACTGGTGATCCTCTCCGGAAAAACCATCACCGTTGATGATGTGGACGATTTTGTGGTGCCTAACAGAGAAAAGAAAAAAGCAGGTTCCTGA
- a CDS encoding alpha/beta fold hydrolase, with translation MSRHLYLISGLGADERIFNNLRFPPGYDIHHLKWIKPLPDEPISSYAARMADGITADGPVSLMGVSFGGIMSLEIARIRPVAQNILLSSIKHTTEKPPYYNWARKLRLHQLPDSLLYQRRSLIVKKFLNLETPEEGQLVKEYLSKRDYTFLRWAVNAILHWKNEMVPENLVHIHGAKDLPFPIRFVKPTHVIRDGGHFMVLNRATEINSILDNTLIR, from the coding sequence ATGTCCAGACATTTGTATCTCATTAGTGGCCTCGGCGCTGATGAACGCATCTTCAACAATCTGCGTTTTCCGCCCGGTTATGATATACATCATCTGAAGTGGATAAAACCGCTTCCCGACGAGCCCATCAGCAGTTATGCCGCCCGCATGGCAGACGGTATTACGGCCGATGGGCCTGTTTCTTTAATGGGCGTTTCCTTCGGCGGAATCATGAGCCTGGAGATCGCCCGTATCAGACCAGTTGCACAAAACATCCTGCTCTCCAGCATCAAGCATACTACAGAAAAACCACCTTACTACAACTGGGCGCGCAAACTACGGCTGCATCAGCTGCCCGACTCCTTGCTGTATCAGCGTAGAAGCCTGATCGTTAAAAAGTTTCTGAACTTAGAAACTCCGGAAGAAGGACAACTTGTGAAAGAATATCTTTCCAAACGTGATTATACCTTTCTGCGTTGGGCCGTTAATGCTATCCTGCACTGGAAAAATGAAATGGTACCCGAAAATCTGGTACATATCCATGGTGCCAAAGACCTGCCTTTCCCGATCCGTTTTGTAAAACCGACGCATGTAATCCGCGATGGTGGCCATTTTATGGTGCTCAATCGTGCTACGGAAATAAACAGTATTCTCGACAATACCCTTATCCGTTAA
- a CDS encoding pyruvate dehydrogenase complex E1 component subunit beta: MRQIAFRQALREAMQEEFRRDERVLLMGEEVAEYNGAYKVSQGMLDEFGPKRVIDTPIAELGFAAIGVGAAQNGLRPIIEFMTWNFANLALDQILNTASKMLAMSGGQIGCPIVFRGPNGSAGQLGAQHSTAFESYYANIPGLKVISVSNPYDAKGLLKAAIRDDDPVVFMESEVMYGDMGEVPEEEYIIPIGKADIKRAGKDVTIVSFNKMMKVALGAAEELAKEGIEAEVIDLRTIRPLDWFTILESVKKTNRLVIVEEQWPFASVSSEITYRIQKEGFDYLDAPIRRITAADAPMHYAPNLVKLYLPDIERTVKLVKEVMYMKK; this comes from the coding sequence ATGCGTCAGATAGCTTTCAGACAAGCCTTAAGAGAAGCCATGCAGGAGGAATTTCGCCGTGATGAACGGGTGCTCCTGATGGGTGAGGAAGTAGCCGAATATAATGGTGCTTATAAAGTGAGCCAGGGAATGCTGGATGAGTTTGGTCCAAAACGTGTTATTGACACGCCGATCGCAGAACTTGGTTTTGCTGCTATCGGAGTTGGTGCTGCTCAGAACGGCCTTCGCCCGATAATTGAATTCATGACCTGGAACTTCGCTAACCTGGCGTTAGATCAGATCCTTAACACAGCTTCCAAAATGCTGGCCATGAGTGGCGGACAGATTGGTTGCCCGATCGTTTTCCGCGGACCTAACGGTTCTGCCGGTCAGCTGGGCGCTCAGCACTCCACTGCTTTTGAAAGTTATTATGCCAACATCCCGGGCCTGAAAGTAATATCCGTTTCCAATCCATACGATGCCAAAGGTTTGCTCAAAGCGGCTATCCGCGACGACGATCCGGTTGTTTTCATGGAAAGTGAGGTGATGTATGGTGATATGGGTGAAGTTCCGGAAGAGGAATACATCATCCCTATCGGTAAAGCCGACATCAAACGCGCTGGTAAAGATGTGACCATCGTTTCTTTCAACAAAATGATGAAAGTAGCCCTGGGCGCAGCAGAGGAACTGGCAAAAGAAGGTATTGAAGCCGAAGTGATCGACCTCCGTACCATCCGTCCGCTGGATTGGTTCACCATCCTGGAATCTGTTAAGAAAACCAACCGCCTGGTGATCGTAGAAGAACAATGGCCGTTCGCCAGCGTTTCTTCTGAAATCACTTATCGTATCCAGAAAGAAGGTTTCGACTACCTGGATGCACCTATCCGCCGTATCACTGCGGCTGATGCACCGATGCACTACGCACCGAACCTGGTTAAACTGTACCTCCCTGATATCGAGCGTACCGTAAAACTGGTGAAGGAAGTAATGTATATGAAGAAGTAA
- the lepB gene encoding signal peptidase I, which translates to MNLAFWKKNKEGQPKKKSTAREWLDAGIFAIIAATLIRTFIFEAYTIPTPSMEKTLLVNDFLFVSKISYGPRIPMTPLAMPFVHHTMPFTKSTKAYSEAIKWKYKRLPGFSDIKRYDVVVFNFPEGDTVAIDSPDPSYYNMVRQNGWQAVQNSYQIIHRPVDKRENYIKRCMAEAGDTLRIVHGVVYVNGQAAPVPLASQHKYVVETSGDQLNGSRLEELGITGPEYTFDNNKFVYNLTPENVAALKKFPIVKNVTVYEESNYIDFNYNMVFPHDTAHYKWTEENFGPLYIPKKGATVKLDDSNFAIYDRIIRVYEGNTLEKKDGKFIINGQPADSYTFKMNYYWMMGDNRNNSLDSRFWGFVPEDHVVGKAWLIWMSYGENGIRWSRLFRGIK; encoded by the coding sequence ATGAACCTGGCATTTTGGAAAAAAAATAAAGAAGGTCAGCCAAAGAAAAAATCTACGGCAAGAGAATGGTTAGACGCTGGTATCTTTGCTATCATAGCAGCCACGCTTATCCGCACATTTATTTTTGAGGCCTATACGATTCCTACCCCTTCCATGGAAAAGACCTTGCTTGTAAATGACTTCCTTTTTGTAAGCAAGATCAGTTACGGCCCTCGTATTCCAATGACACCGCTGGCTATGCCTTTTGTGCATCATACCATGCCGTTCACTAAGTCTACCAAAGCCTACTCCGAAGCTATTAAGTGGAAATACAAACGTTTACCGGGCTTCTCCGATATCAAACGTTATGATGTAGTAGTGTTTAACTTCCCTGAGGGAGACACTGTGGCCATTGATTCACCGGATCCAAGCTATTACAACATGGTAAGGCAGAATGGCTGGCAGGCAGTACAGAACTCCTATCAGATCATTCATCGTCCGGTAGATAAAAGGGAAAACTATATCAAACGTTGCATGGCGGAAGCCGGCGACACCCTCAGAATTGTGCATGGTGTAGTATATGTGAACGGTCAGGCTGCTCCGGTACCTTTGGCCAGCCAGCACAAATACGTGGTAGAAACTTCCGGCGACCAGCTGAATGGCAGCCGTCTTGAGGAACTGGGCATTACCGGTCCGGAGTATACTTTCGACAATAATAAATTTGTATACAACCTTACTCCGGAAAATGTGGCTGCCCTCAAGAAGTTCCCTATCGTGAAAAATGTCACAGTGTATGAAGAGTCCAACTACATCGACTTTAACTACAACATGGTATTCCCGCATGATACGGCCCATTACAAATGGACTGAAGAGAACTTCGGCCCACTGTATATTCCGAAGAAAGGTGCTACCGTAAAACTGGATGACAGCAATTTCGCGATCTACGACCGTATTATCCGCGTGTATGAAGGCAATACACTGGAGAAAAAAGATGGTAAGTTCATCATCAACGGCCAGCCTGCTGATTCCTACACATTTAAAATGAATTATTACTGGATGATGGGGGATAACCGCAATAATTCCCTTGACTCCCGTTTCTGGGGTTTTGTACCGGAAGATCACGTAGTAGGCAAGGCCTGGCTGATCTGGATGAGTTATGGCGAAAACGGTATCCGCTGGAGCCGCCTGTTCAGAGGTATCAAATAA
- the dnaG gene encoding DNA primase, with protein sequence MISQQSIQQILGRIDIVEIVGSFVKLKKRGANYMGLCPFHNEKSPSFTVSPSKEIYKCFGCGKSGNAISFVMEHEKYSYVEAIKWLAQKYQVEIEETEVSPELRQHQLMSDSLFIINGFAREYFSDTLFNTEEGQNVGLSYFEERGFTEETVRKFQLGYCLNQRDTFAQTALSKGYNLEYLQKTGLVTMRNEQPADNYRGRVIFPIHNQSGKILGFGARILVKSDRAPKYINSPENEIYIKSRVLYGTYFARHAIDKLNECLLVEGYTDVISLHQAGVENVVASSGTSLTQDQLRLIKKYTNNLTIIYDGDSAGIKAALRGLDMAIEESLNVKLVLLPDKEDPDSYVQRIGAEAFRSFIEENKQDFVLFKLQLNMQEAGNDSNKKSQLVNEIAETISKIDKAEDFTRQQDYIRQCSQLLKIDEQGLIALVNKYIRERLVKREQANARNNPAPDESDDVLSEEAIAAMEAAETGVSISSLLNKDEKQEKELVKILLRFGDKVFSQEENNTVADYVFHLPYDFESLADSEMVKRVLREYKTLYDSGSIPDKKWFLYHQDPDMSRYISLILEDKEAELSINWKERFEIDTVYGDNAYLKDTISTTNYLILRKIKKLIVENQDEAEKATDMDQIMRCLEMQVHLKALEKELTQGLGTVIFK encoded by the coding sequence GTGATATCTCAACAATCCATACAACAGATACTTGGCCGCATTGATATTGTGGAAATTGTAGGCTCTTTCGTGAAACTGAAAAAGCGCGGGGCCAACTATATGGGTCTCTGTCCTTTTCACAACGAAAAGTCGCCTTCTTTCACCGTATCTCCCAGCAAAGAGATCTACAAGTGTTTCGGCTGTGGCAAAAGCGGTAATGCCATCAGCTTTGTCATGGAGCACGAGAAGTATTCCTATGTGGAAGCTATCAAATGGCTGGCACAGAAGTATCAGGTTGAGATTGAAGAAACAGAGGTAAGCCCGGAACTGCGCCAGCATCAGCTGATGTCGGACAGTTTGTTTATCATCAACGGCTTTGCCCGGGAATATTTTTCCGATACCCTGTTCAATACAGAAGAAGGACAGAATGTAGGTCTCAGTTATTTTGAAGAACGTGGTTTTACAGAAGAGACCGTTCGTAAATTTCAGCTGGGGTACTGTCTGAATCAGCGTGACACCTTTGCCCAAACAGCGCTCTCCAAGGGTTATAACCTGGAATACCTGCAAAAAACAGGGCTGGTGACGATGCGTAACGAGCAGCCGGCTGATAACTACCGGGGCCGTGTCATCTTCCCTATACATAACCAGTCGGGCAAGATCCTGGGCTTCGGGGCCCGTATCCTCGTTAAATCAGACAGGGCGCCCAAATACATCAACTCTCCGGAAAACGAGATTTATATCAAGAGCCGGGTGCTGTATGGTACCTACTTCGCCCGCCATGCGATCGACAAGCTCAATGAGTGCCTGTTGGTGGAAGGTTATACCGACGTAATCTCCCTGCACCAGGCAGGAGTGGAAAACGTGGTGGCCTCCAGCGGTACTTCCCTTACACAGGACCAGCTGCGGCTCATTAAAAAATATACCAACAACCTCACCATCATCTACGATGGCGATAGTGCCGGTATTAAGGCCGCCCTCCGTGGTCTGGATATGGCCATCGAAGAAAGCCTTAACGTAAAACTGGTACTGCTGCCCGATAAGGAAGACCCTGACAGTTACGTACAACGTATCGGCGCCGAGGCCTTCCGCTCCTTCATAGAGGAAAACAAGCAGGACTTCGTGCTGTTTAAGCTGCAGCTCAACATGCAGGAAGCCGGCAACGACAGCAATAAAAAATCCCAGCTGGTAAATGAGATCGCGGAAACGATTTCCAAAATCGATAAAGCGGAAGACTTTACCCGGCAGCAGGACTATATCCGCCAGTGCAGCCAGCTGCTTAAAATCGATGAGCAGGGCCTGATAGCGCTGGTCAACAAATATATCCGGGAGAGGCTGGTCAAACGTGAGCAGGCCAATGCCCGCAACAATCCGGCGCCGGATGAGTCAGATGATGTGTTGAGCGAAGAAGCCATCGCTGCCATGGAAGCCGCGGAAACAGGCGTTTCCATCTCTTCCCTGCTCAACAAGGATGAAAAACAGGAAAAGGAACTGGTGAAAATACTGCTGCGTTTTGGGGATAAAGTTTTCAGCCAGGAAGAAAACAACACCGTAGCGGACTATGTTTTTCATCTTCCATATGATTTCGAATCGCTGGCCGACAGTGAGATGGTGAAGCGTGTACTCCGTGAATACAAGACTCTCTACGATTCCGGCAGCATCCCTGATAAAAAATGGTTCCTTTACCACCAGGACCCCGATATGAGCAGATACATTTCCCTGATTCTGGAAGACAAGGAAGCGGAGCTGAGTATCAACTGGAAGGAACGTTTTGAGATAGATACTGTTTATGGTGACAATGCTTACCTGAAAGATACCATATCCACCACCAATTATCTGATACTGCGCAAAATCAAGAAGCTGATTGTTGAAAATCAGGACGAGGCGGAAAAAGCCACTGATATGGACCAGATCATGCGCTGCCTGGAGATGCAGGTGCACCTGAAAGCCCTGGAGAAAGAGCTTACCCAGGGCCTCGGTACCGTTATTTTTAAGTAG
- a CDS encoding serine O-acetyltransferase: protein MNDFLDELKRRHQLAAANAYPATSAVSEFANSLVNWLFPEHTGQVMDDAVLLEQYGRQLEIQLELLLQPMQHQLPESAGNISRTFMSKVPVIYDELTKDANAIFQGDPAATCLYEVIRAYPGFYAIAFYRMAHALHELNVPLLPRMITELAHARTGIDIHPGAVIAPFFCIDHGTGIVIGETTVIGQHVKLYQGVTLGALSIEKTMARSKRHPTIGDHVVIYAGATILGGDTIIGHHSVIGGNVWLIRSVEPFSRIYYKAEHKYLESNHE from the coding sequence ATGAACGATTTTTTGGATGAACTGAAGCGGAGACACCAATTGGCGGCAGCAAATGCTTACCCCGCAACCAGCGCTGTAAGTGAATTTGCCAACAGCCTGGTTAATTGGTTATTCCCGGAACATACCGGCCAGGTGATGGATGATGCTGTGTTGCTGGAGCAATATGGGCGCCAGCTGGAGATACAGCTGGAGTTGTTGTTGCAGCCGATGCAACATCAGTTACCAGAAAGCGCCGGTAATATCAGCCGTACTTTTATGAGTAAAGTACCGGTGATTTATGACGAACTGACAAAAGATGCCAATGCCATCTTTCAGGGAGATCCGGCGGCCACCTGTTTATACGAGGTAATACGGGCCTATCCGGGCTTTTATGCTATCGCGTTTTACCGCATGGCCCATGCCCTGCATGAGCTGAATGTACCATTACTGCCCCGCATGATAACAGAGCTGGCGCATGCACGCACCGGCATAGACATTCACCCGGGCGCCGTGATAGCACCCTTCTTTTGTATTGACCATGGCACCGGCATTGTGATCGGCGAAACCACCGTTATTGGCCAGCATGTAAAGCTGTACCAGGGTGTGACGCTGGGAGCGCTCAGTATCGAAAAAACCATGGCCCGCAGCAAAAGGCACCCTACCATCGGCGACCATGTAGTGATCTATGCAGGGGCCACCATCCTCGGTGGTGACACCATAATAGGCCACCACAGCGTAATTGGAGGCAACGTATGGCTGATCAGAAGTGTAGAGCCGTTTTCCCGGATCTATTACAAGGCAGAACATAAATATCTGGAAAGCAACCACGAATAA
- the cysM gene encoding cysteine synthase CysM, with amino-acid sequence MATILDLVGNTPMVELQRIPENPDVKIYAKLEGTNPGGSVKDRAAYGMIKGALDRGEIRSGTRLIEATSGNTGIALAMIANLFGIEIELVMPADSTQERVQTMQAYGAKVILEESMETSIDYANAQVAKGGYVMLNQFANADNYGMHYKTTGPEIWRDTAGKVTHFVSAMGTTGTIMGVSKYLKEQNPAVQIVGCQPTEGSKIPGIRKWQEAYLPKIFDRSRVDTIMDISEEEARTMTRRLAKEEAIFCGMSSGGAIAAAIRLSRELSQGVIVSIICDRGDRYLSSDLFA; translated from the coding sequence ATGGCAACAATATTAGACCTCGTTGGCAATACGCCGATGGTGGAATTGCAACGTATCCCGGAGAACCCGGATGTAAAAATCTATGCCAAACTGGAAGGCACCAATCCCGGTGGCAGCGTAAAAGACAGAGCCGCCTATGGTATGATCAAGGGTGCACTCGACCGGGGAGAGATCCGCTCCGGTACCCGCCTGATAGAAGCTACCAGCGGCAATACCGGTATCGCGCTGGCGATGATCGCCAATCTTTTTGGGATAGAAATAGAACTGGTAATGCCCGCAGACTCCACCCAGGAGCGGGTGCAAACCATGCAGGCTTATGGGGCCAAAGTGATATTGGAAGAATCAATGGAGACTTCTATTGATTATGCCAATGCACAGGTAGCCAAAGGCGGGTATGTGATGCTCAACCAGTTTGCCAATGCCGACAACTACGGCATGCACTACAAAACCACCGGCCCGGAAATATGGCGTGATACAGCAGGTAAAGTCACCCATTTTGTAAGCGCCATGGGCACTACCGGCACTATTATGGGTGTGTCAAAATATCTGAAAGAACAAAATCCTGCTGTACAAATTGTAGGCTGTCAGCCTACAGAAGGCTCTAAAATTCCCGGCATCCGCAAATGGCAGGAGGCTTATCTCCCTAAAATATTCGACAGATCAAGGGTAGACACCATCATGGACATCTCTGAGGAAGAGGCCAGAACCATGACCAGACGACTGGCCAAAGAAGAGGCTATTTTCTGCGGCATGAGCAGCGGCGGAGCAATCGCTGCCGCCATACGGCTCTCCCGGGAATTAAGCCAGGGCGTGATCGTCAGCATCATCTGCGACCGCGGCGACCGTTACCTGTCCAGCGACCTGTTTGCCTGA
- a CDS encoding acetyl-CoA C-acyltransferase translates to MKEVFIVATARTPIGGFNGALSGVPAVKLGSTVIKAVLERAGIDAAQVNEVYMGNVISANLGQAPATQASLGAGVPNKVPATTVNKVCASGMKSIMLGAQSIMLGDNDIVVAGGMENMSAVPFYLDKARTGYKLGAGTVIDGIIRDGLWDPYKDFHMGNAAELCATEYHITREDQDAYAIESYRRAAAAWEKGFYKKEVVPVEVPGKNVVTVAEDEDYKKVILEKVPSLKPTFQKDGTITAANASNLNDGAAAVVLVSGEKVKELGLKPLAKIVSFADASQAPEWFTTTPVKAVEKALAKANLKIEDMDFAEVNEAFSCVPIANAKDLGMSLDKVNVWGGAVAMGHPIGCSGARIVVTLNSILHENNSRYGVAAICNGGGGASAMIIEKV, encoded by the coding sequence ATGAAAGAAGTATTTATAGTAGCTACTGCCCGCACGCCCATTGGAGGTTTCAATGGTGCGCTGTCAGGCGTTCCGGCTGTTAAACTGGGTTCCACTGTTATCAAAGCCGTCCTGGAAAGAGCTGGTATAGACGCTGCCCAGGTGAATGAAGTATATATGGGCAATGTGATCAGCGCCAATCTGGGACAGGCTCCTGCCACCCAGGCCAGTCTGGGTGCTGGTGTACCCAATAAAGTGCCTGCCACTACTGTCAACAAGGTATGTGCTTCAGGTATGAAATCCATTATGCTGGGCGCCCAAAGCATTATGCTGGGCGATAATGATATTGTTGTGGCCGGTGGTATGGAAAATATGAGCGCTGTACCTTTTTACCTCGATAAAGCCCGCACTGGTTACAAACTGGGCGCCGGTACTGTAATCGACGGTATTATCCGTGACGGCCTCTGGGATCCGTATAAGGATTTCCACATGGGCAATGCTGCAGAGCTTTGCGCTACAGAATACCATATTACCCGGGAAGACCAGGACGCTTATGCGATTGAAAGTTATCGTCGTGCCGCTGCTGCCTGGGAAAAAGGATTTTACAAAAAAGAAGTGGTGCCGGTGGAAGTACCTGGTAAAAACGTGGTAACGGTAGCTGAAGATGAAGATTACAAAAAAGTGATCCTCGAAAAAGTACCTTCTCTGAAACCCACCTTCCAGAAAGATGGTACCATCACTGCTGCCAATGCTTCCAATCTCAATGACGGCGCAGCTGCAGTAGTATTGGTGAGTGGGGAGAAAGTAAAGGAACTGGGACTGAAGCCCCTGGCTAAAATCGTTAGTTTCGCTGATGCTTCCCAGGCGCCGGAATGGTTTACCACCACACCGGTAAAAGCTGTAGAGAAAGCACTGGCCAAAGCCAACCTGAAAATTGAGGACATGGACTTTGCAGAAGTAAACGAAGCCTTCTCCTGTGTGCCAATCGCTAATGCCAAAGACCTGGGTATGTCACTCGACAAGGTGAACGTATGGGGTGGCGCTGTCGCGATGGGACACCCTATCGGCTGCAGCGGAGCCAGGATCGTGGTAACGCTCAACTCCATCCTGCACGAAAACAACAGCCGCTATGGTGTGGCTGCTATCTGCAATGGCGGCGGCGGTGCCAGCGCTATGATCATCGAAAAAGTATAA